One genomic segment of Chitinophagales bacterium includes these proteins:
- a CDS encoding PorV/PorQ family protein, with the protein MRQKTLSLLFALACVFAHAQSVRKYSNEFLSIGVGARGLAMGGAQAASVEDIYSAYYNPAGLARIPNTFQLGAMHTEYFAGIAKWDFAAFAVPIQDKKRTLAFSFYRFGVDNIPNTLFLVGPDGSINYNNIRSFSVADYAFMFHYAQKLPVKGLTIGGSAKIIYRQVGSFAKAFGFGIDAGVQYRWKGLQVGLMARDISSTFAAWDFTFTEEEKRVLVQTNNALPGSTTEITVPTIHIGAAYNINIKNKFFILPEVNFVLSTDGRRNVLAPGKPISMDMNAGLELNLFKIGYIRAGVTNMQRVYAENGQRNFSVSPTLGVGVHIKVISLDYALTNLTTLDKKSSAGTGLYSNVISLRLDINKKK; encoded by the coding sequence ATGCGTCAAAAAACCCTCAGTTTACTTTTTGCGCTAGCATGTGTTTTTGCCCATGCCCAATCGGTGCGTAAGTATAGTAATGAGTTTTTGAGTATTGGTGTAGGCGCAAGAGGTTTGGCAATGGGTGGCGCACAAGCGGCTTCGGTAGAAGATATATATAGCGCGTATTACAATCCTGCCGGACTTGCCCGCATCCCCAATACTTTTCAGTTGGGTGCTATGCATACCGAGTATTTTGCGGGTATTGCAAAATGGGACTTTGCTGCATTTGCAGTGCCTATTCAAGATAAAAAACGCACGCTTGCATTTTCGTTTTACCGCTTTGGTGTAGATAATATTCCCAACACCTTGTTTTTGGTTGGTCCCGATGGAAGCATTAATTACAACAACATCCGTTCGTTTTCTGTGGCCGATTATGCTTTCATGTTTCACTACGCACAAAAATTGCCTGTAAAAGGGCTTACTATTGGTGGTAGTGCTAAAATTATTTACCGGCAGGTAGGTTCGTTTGCCAAGGCATTTGGGTTCGGTATAGATGCAGGTGTTCAATATCGTTGGAAAGGCTTGCAAGTAGGCTTAATGGCGCGCGATATTTCATCTACTTTTGCAGCATGGGATTTTACTTTCACCGAAGAAGAAAAACGGGTGTTGGTACAAACCAATAATGCACTGCCCGGCAGCACTACCGAAATTACGGTACCCACCATTCATATCGGAGCTGCTTACAACATCAATATCAAAAACAAGTTCTTTATATTGCCCGAAGTAAATTTTGTACTGAGTACCGATGGTAGAAGAAATGTTTTGGCACCCGGCAAGCCAATAAGCATGGATATGAATGCAGGTCTGGAACTCAACTTGTTTAAAATCGGCTACATACGCGCAGGTGTAACTAATATGCAGCGTGTATATGCAGAAAACGGACAGCGCAATTTTAGTGTGTCGCCAACATTAGGTGTGGGTGTACACATCAAAGTAATTTCGTTGGATTACGCACTTACAAATTTAACTACCTTAGATAAGAAATCATCTGCCGGCACGGGGCTTTATTCCAATGTAATTTCGTTGCGGCTAGATATAAACAAGAAAAAGTAA
- the pdxA gene encoding 4-hydroxythreonine-4-phosphate dehydrogenase PdxA, translating into MEHKPVVGITIGDYNGIGPEVIMKALSDERLFHFADFVIYGSRPVMSYHAKLLKIQNFQMNEITSFEKLSNKLPNVFNCWSEQAQIKVGEATNESGARAMVALNTAIEDLKANKIQVLVTGPVNKQSIAVHHPDFRGQTEYITTQCDIGQSMMMLCDDNLRVGLVTNHLSLKDVAAAIDINTIVSKIELLNHSLKQDFLVHKPRIAVLGLNPHAGDNSLLGKEEKEIIAPAVNRAKDKGILALGPFAADGFFGSHHYRHFDAVLAMYHDQGLVPFKTLTFDTGVNYTAGLPVVRTSPDHGTAYDIAGKDSASAGSLRNAIFMGLEIVKCRANYAEITANPVEKVTIDKE; encoded by the coding sequence ATGGAACATAAACCGGTAGTAGGCATTACCATAGGCGATTACAATGGCATTGGGCCGGAAGTAATTATGAAGGCACTTTCCGATGAAAGACTTTTCCACTTTGCCGATTTTGTAATTTATGGCTCGCGACCTGTAATGAGTTACCATGCCAAGTTGCTCAAAATACAAAACTTCCAAATGAATGAAATTACTTCGTTTGAAAAGTTGAGCAATAAGTTACCTAATGTGTTTAACTGCTGGAGCGAACAAGCTCAGATAAAAGTAGGAGAAGCAACCAACGAATCGGGCGCCCGTGCTATGGTAGCACTCAATACCGCCATAGAAGATTTAAAAGCCAACAAAATACAAGTATTGGTAACCGGGCCGGTGAATAAGCAATCGATTGCCGTTCACCATCCCGATTTTAGAGGGCAAACAGAGTATATTACCACACAGTGCGATATTGGGCAAAGCATGATGATGCTGTGCGATGATAACCTGAGAGTGGGTTTGGTAACCAATCACCTTTCGCTAAAAGATGTGGCAGCAGCCATAGATATCAATACTATTGTAAGTAAAATAGAATTGCTAAACCACTCGCTCAAACAAGACTTTTTAGTACACAAGCCGCGCATTGCAGTACTGGGTTTAAATCCACATGCGGGCGATAATAGTTTACTCGGTAAAGAAGAGAAAGAAATTATAGCTCCTGCCGTAAACCGCGCAAAAGATAAAGGCATATTGGCATTAGGTCCTTTTGCTGCCGATGGTTTTTTTGGCAGCCATCACTACCGCCATTTCGATGCTGTTTTAGCAATGTATCACGATCAAGGTTTAGTACCATTTAAAACACTCACATTCGATACAGGTGTAAACTACACAGCAGGTTTGCCGGTAGTGCGCACCTCGCCCGATCACGGCACGGCTTACGATATTGCAGGAAAAGACAGCGCCTCTGCAGGCTCGCTGCGCAATGCAATTTTTATGGGTTTAGAGATTGTAAAATGCCGTGCCAACTACGCAGAAATAACAGCTAATCCGGTAGAAAAAGTAACTATAGACAAGGAGTAG
- a CDS encoding leucyl aminopeptidase → MNITISISNDVSKASNLVLLVSDKTNWKAIENIVSPAIAKTIQGKLAKKVNPFVLNSGTEILFVVNVDGGKELWQQTETARKFGFQINKSLNAQKADAVSVLNTTGESALAYAFTEGLALSNYKFSKYLTKDKEDKALTKVLVDKNTLSKAEVEELNILVNAVFAARTLINEPVNFLTARQLGEEFKKLAKEAGVKAEVFDKKKIETLKMGGLLAVNYGSQDPPSFSVLEYKPAKAKNKQPIVLVGKGVVYDTGGLSLKPTGNSMDQMKSDMSGGACVAAVITAAAKAKLPLHIVALVPATDNRPGENAYTPGDVIRMMDGSTVEVLNTDAEGRMILADALHYAKKFKPELVIDVATLTGAAMRALGSHASAYMGTASKSTKEKIEKSGYDTFERLWEFPLWEEYGKMLQSDIADQKNIGGELAGMITAGKFLEKFTDYPWLHLDIAGAAFTLSESDYRGRGGTAIGVRLLFNFLKNY, encoded by the coding sequence ATGAATATTACAATTTCTATAAGCAATGATGTAAGCAAAGCATCGAATTTAGTACTGCTAGTGTCAGATAAAACCAATTGGAAAGCAATTGAAAATATTGTTTCGCCCGCAATTGCAAAAACCATCCAAGGCAAACTGGCAAAAAAGGTAAATCCCTTTGTTTTAAATTCAGGAACCGAAATATTGTTTGTTGTAAATGTTGATGGCGGCAAAGAATTGTGGCAGCAAACAGAAACAGCACGCAAATTTGGTTTCCAGATAAATAAAAGTTTAAACGCCCAAAAAGCAGATGCAGTTTCTGTGCTAAACACCACCGGAGAATCTGCATTGGCTTATGCCTTTACCGAAGGCTTGGCATTGAGCAACTATAAGTTTTCTAAATACCTTACAAAAGACAAAGAAGATAAAGCACTTACTAAAGTTTTGGTAGATAAAAACACACTCAGCAAAGCAGAAGTAGAGGAGCTAAACATATTGGTAAATGCAGTGTTTGCAGCACGCACCCTCATAAACGAACCTGTAAATTTTCTTACTGCCAGGCAGCTGGGCGAAGAGTTTAAAAAACTTGCCAAAGAAGCAGGCGTAAAAGCAGAGGTTTTCGACAAAAAGAAAATTGAAACTTTAAAAATGGGAGGCCTGCTTGCCGTAAACTATGGCAGCCAAGATCCGCCATCTTTTAGTGTGTTGGAGTATAAACCTGCCAAGGCAAAAAATAAGCAACCAATAGTATTGGTAGGTAAAGGTGTGGTGTACGATACCGGAGGTTTAAGTTTAAAGCCAACCGGCAACTCAATGGATCAAATGAAAAGCGATATGAGCGGAGGAGCATGTGTGGCAGCCGTAATTACAGCTGCGGCCAAAGCCAAACTGCCTTTGCATATAGTTGCTTTAGTACCTGCAACCGATAACCGCCCGGGCGAAAACGCATACACTCCCGGTGATGTAATTCGCATGATGGATGGTAGCACCGTAGAAGTTTTAAATACCGATGCCGAAGGCAGAATGATTCTTGCAGATGCACTGCACTACGCCAAAAAATTCAAACCGGAGTTGGTAATAGATGTAGCTACACTCACCGGTGCTGCTATGCGTGCATTGGGTTCTCATGCCAGTGCTTATATGGGAACGGCTTCAAAAAGCACTAAAGAAAAAATTGAAAAAAGCGGCTACGATACTTTTGAAAGACTGTGGGAATTTCCGTTGTGGGAAGAATATGGCAAAATGCTTCAAAGCGATATTGCCGACCAAAAAAATATTGGAGGCGAATTGGCAGGTATGATTACCGCAGGAAAATTCCTAGAGAAATTTACCGATTACCCTTGGTTACATTTAGATATTGCCGGAGCAGCATTTACACTAAGCGAAAGCGACTATCGCGGTAGAGGTGGCACCGCTATTGGCGTTCGCTTATTATTCAATTTCTTAAAGAATTATTAA
- a CDS encoding T9SS type A sorting domain-containing protein, with the protein MVLFLFLLLSVLAVNAQKTSEEAGNSLSFLEMRKCRSSFTSTPLQEESIAAVQQFVRSSLSTNNALETAIDVHYVQQSPGGRHYSFFQTIGNTKVYNSELKVNTNGNGVITSFFNNSFAPKTLEKSILPFALIANQLKQEFKGFEILQHELVWFPVSEELLVKAYRIELRKTASENIELITNGKEILHLRDINMYLAPPDSTAKGYVFLPDPLTSSGNLYGGNFIDNNDADAQWLTNERKEVSLTVDYSNNLFQLKNAFIQIADFDLPTNAPATAVTPMFNYTRSNLNFEQVNAFYHITEMGKRMQQLGFNCANTVVEADANALNGQDNSFFATNYSPMRLFFGGGGVDDAEDADVCIHEYSHFLSYNASPQSNTGNQRLALDEAFGDYNAASYSRWHNDFYWGWVYNWDGHNSYWAGRVVNSTKKYPTNLSNNIYKDGEIWSSMLMQLWSDIGKDVTDKLLVQTHYSYAQNIQFTDAASLLLKADQQLYNNMHYCIIAQRMYERGVLPNGKTLCPTTIADTEKALPIQLLHTPQGCLLTSTETIWNATIAIYDAAGKLLLSQPFEGHNFIANKSFSAGIYFVKVYNNHSFTTLKWFNNN; encoded by the coding sequence ATGGTGTTGTTTTTATTTCTCCTTTTATCGGTACTGGCAGTAAATGCTCAAAAAACAAGCGAAGAAGCTGGCAATTCACTTTCTTTTTTAGAAATGCGAAAGTGCCGCAGTTCTTTTACAAGCACGCCCTTGCAGGAAGAAAGTATTGCTGCGGTTCAGCAGTTTGTACGCTCATCGCTTAGCACCAATAACGCTTTGGAAACAGCAATAGATGTACACTATGTGCAACAAAGCCCGGGAGGCAGGCACTATTCATTTTTTCAAACCATTGGCAACACAAAAGTTTACAACAGCGAGCTAAAGGTAAACACCAACGGAAATGGCGTTATTACTTCATTTTTCAACAATAGTTTTGCGCCCAAAACGCTGGAAAAAAGCATTCTTCCTTTTGCATTGATTGCAAATCAATTAAAGCAAGAATTTAAAGGCTTTGAAATATTGCAGCATGAATTGGTTTGGTTTCCGGTAAGCGAAGAATTGCTCGTAAAAGCATATCGAATTGAATTGCGTAAAACCGCCTCTGAAAACATAGAACTTATTACCAACGGAAAAGAAATACTGCACTTGCGCGACATAAACATGTATCTGGCACCTCCCGATTCTACTGCAAAAGGATATGTGTTTTTACCCGATCCGCTCACCTCTTCAGGAAACTTATATGGCGGCAATTTTATAGACAATAACGATGCCGATGCGCAATGGCTTACCAACGAAAGAAAAGAAGTTTCACTAACCGTTGATTACTCCAATAATTTGTTTCAGCTTAAAAATGCCTTTATACAGATTGCAGATTTCGATTTACCCACCAATGCGCCCGCAACGGCTGTAACACCAATGTTTAACTACACCCGCAGTAACCTTAATTTTGAGCAGGTAAATGCTTTTTACCACATTACAGAAATGGGTAAGCGCATGCAGCAACTTGGTTTTAACTGTGCCAACACCGTGGTAGAAGCCGATGCCAATGCACTAAACGGACAAGACAATTCTTTCTTTGCAACCAATTACAGCCCCATGCGCTTATTCTTTGGCGGTGGCGGAGTGGATGATGCCGAAGATGCCGATGTGTGCATACACGAATACTCTCATTTTCTTTCGTACAATGCTTCGCCACAAAGCAATACAGGCAACCAGCGATTGGCATTAGACGAAGCCTTTGGCGATTACAATGCTGCTTCGTACTCACGCTGGCACAACGATTTCTATTGGGGTTGGGTGTATAATTGGGATGGACACAACTCTTATTGGGCAGGAAGGGTAGTAAACTCCACTAAAAAATATCCTACCAATCTTTCAAACAACATCTATAAAGATGGCGAAATATGGAGCAGTATGCTCATGCAACTTTGGAGCGATATAGGCAAAGATGTTACCGATAAGCTGCTTGTGCAAACACACTACAGCTATGCACAAAACATACAGTTTACCGATGCTGCCAGTTTGCTGCTCAAAGCCGACCAACAGTTATACAACAATATGCACTATTGCATTATAGCCCAACGAATGTACGAAAGAGGTGTGCTACCCAACGGCAAAACTCTTTGCCCCACCACCATTGCCGATACCGAAAAAGCACTACCCATTCAACTGCTGCACACACCGCAAGGCTGCTTACTCACCAGCACCGAAACCATTTGGAATGCTACCATAGCCATATACGATGCCGCAGGAAAACTGTTGCTTAGCCAACCTTTTGAAGGGCATAACTTTATTGCAAACAAATCTTTTTCGGCAGGTATTTACTTTGTAAAAGTTTACAACAACCATTCATTTACAACCCTAAAGTGGTTCAACAATAATTAA
- a CDS encoding riboflavin synthase, which translates to MFTGIIEALGTVEKLENERGNLHITVTSPISNELKIDQSVSHNGVCLTVVACNSHSHTVTAIAETLRKTNLGGLQVNNLLNLERCMVMNGRLDGHIVQGHVDQTAKCLSVVEENGSWIYQFEYEPSPQHLVVEKGSVCINGISLTVFDVLDDVFKVAIIPYTFNHTNMKHISQESIVNIEFDIIGKYVARLQEFKQ; encoded by the coding sequence ATGTTTACAGGAATAATTGAAGCCCTTGGCACCGTAGAAAAATTAGAAAACGAAAGAGGCAACCTCCACATTACCGTTACATCTCCTATTTCCAACGAATTGAAAATAGACCAAAGCGTAAGCCACAACGGAGTATGCCTTACGGTGGTGGCGTGCAATAGTCATTCGCATACAGTAACCGCCATTGCCGAAACACTTCGCAAAACAAACCTCGGAGGGCTGCAAGTAAACAACTTGCTAAACCTTGAACGCTGTATGGTAATGAATGGAAGGTTAGACGGGCATATTGTACAAGGGCACGTTGACCAAACCGCCAAATGCCTAAGCGTGGTGGAAGAAAACGGAAGTTGGATTTACCAATTTGAATACGAACCAAGTCCACAACATCTAGTAGTAGAAAAAGGTTCTGTTTGTATCAATGGCATTAGCCTTACAGTTTTTGATGTGCTAGACGATGTGTTTAAAGTAGCCATTATTCCATATACTTTCAACCATACCAATATGAAGCATATTAGCCAAGAAAGTATCGTAAATATTGAATTCGATATTATTGGAAAATATGTGGCAAGACTACAAGAGTTTAAGCAATAA
- the msrB gene encoding peptide-methionine (R)-S-oxide reductase MsrB, whose protein sequence is MYLKIAILLVAALVVQSCQAQELKKENMSIEKTPEEWKKILSPEQYYVLREKGTERPFSGKFYMHKDNGVYVCAGCGNELFTANMKFDSHCGWPSFDKEIAGGKIKTQIDLSHGMVRTEIMCAKCGGHLGHLFNDGPTATGMRYCVNSLSLEFKKEE, encoded by the coding sequence ATGTATTTAAAAATTGCAATTTTGCTTGTGGCTGCTTTGGTAGTGCAGAGTTGTCAAGCGCAAGAACTTAAAAAGGAAAATATGAGCATAGAGAAAACACCAGAAGAATGGAAGAAAATACTATCTCCGGAACAGTATTATGTGCTTAGAGAAAAAGGTACAGAGCGACCTTTTAGCGGGAAGTTTTATATGCATAAGGACAATGGTGTGTATGTATGCGCAGGCTGTGGAAACGAATTGTTTACAGCCAATATGAAGTTTGACAGCCACTGCGGATGGCCAAGTTTTGATAAAGAAATTGCAGGTGGGAAAATTAAAACTCAAATAGATCTTTCGCATGGCATGGTGCGCACAGAAATTATGTGTGCTAAATGTGGTGGGCATTTGGGGCATTTGTTCAACGATGGTCCCACTGCTACCGGCATGCGCTATTGTGTAAATTCTTTAAGTCTAGAGTTTAAGAAGGAAGAGTAA
- a CDS encoding PDZ domain-containing protein, which translates to MENERVKITVTNSKINVWQPMIYALVLVFGILLGLLLFSVNTGKQKPFIDGKRDKLEDILTYVRLKYVDTVNTDKLYEDAVQDMLATLDPHSVYIPARELARENESLEGNFEGIGIEFNIFEDTIMVVTPITGGPSEAVGLKSGDLIVKINDTLVCGVKIKNEDVVKKLRGEKNTKVKVSVLRKPTNTILDYTITRNTIPLYSVDAALMLNSKTGYIKINRFSATTHDEFKKKIRKLKEEGMEQLIIDVRQNPGGYLNAAAEIADELLTGEKLIVYTQGNAYKRQNYIGGREGLFEKGKLVVLIDQGAASASEILAGAVQDWDRGTVVGRTSFGKGLVQEQFPLSDGSALRLTVARYYTPSGRCIQRPYNNGKTAYNEDFFKRYENGSLLNDDTTQHHTDSLVYKTAKGRKVYGGGGIHPDVFAPFDSSILNVTFAEVAGLIAEFTYKVYPQYEAEIARYKNVETFAAEFNVSNALFEQYLDFVKQQHPKADFNKFAPYYPKVKSRLKAFFGRQRWQNEGYFFLMKEEDRDLKKALEVFNQ; encoded by the coding sequence ATGGAAAATGAACGTGTAAAAATTACCGTAACCAATTCTAAAATAAATGTTTGGCAGCCCATGATTTATGCGCTGGTATTGGTATTTGGCATATTGTTAGGATTGTTGCTCTTTTCGGTAAACACAGGCAAGCAAAAACCATTTATTGATGGAAAGCGCGATAAGCTCGAAGATATTCTTACCTACGTTCGACTAAAGTATGTAGATACCGTAAATACCGATAAGCTATACGAAGATGCCGTGCAAGATATGTTGGCAACCTTAGATCCGCATTCTGTATATATTCCGGCACGCGAGTTGGCACGCGAAAACGAATCGCTCGAAGGAAATTTTGAAGGCATTGGTATTGAGTTTAATATTTTTGAAGATACCATTATGGTGGTTACGCCAATTACAGGTGGTCCTTCGGAAGCAGTAGGCTTAAAGAGTGGCGATTTAATTGTGAAGATAAACGACACGTTGGTGTGTGGCGTAAAGATTAAAAATGAAGATGTAGTGAAAAAGTTGCGTGGCGAAAAAAACACTAAAGTAAAGGTGAGTGTGCTTCGCAAACCAACTAATACAATTCTAGATTATACCATTACGCGCAACACCATTCCATTGTATAGTGTAGATGCAGCCTTAATGCTAAACAGCAAAACAGGATACATAAAAATAAACCGCTTTAGTGCTACCACACACGATGAGTTTAAAAAGAAAATAAGGAAGTTGAAAGAAGAAGGTATGGAGCAATTGATTATAGATGTGCGCCAAAACCCCGGTGGCTATTTGAATGCTGCTGCCGAAATTGCCGATGAACTTTTAACCGGAGAGAAACTAATTGTTTATACACAAGGCAATGCTTACAAACGCCAGAACTATATTGGAGGAAGAGAGGGCTTATTTGAAAAAGGTAAGCTGGTAGTGCTAATAGACCAAGGAGCTGCCTCTGCAAGCGAAATTCTTGCAGGTGCTGTGCAAGATTGGGATAGGGGCACTGTGGTTGGTAGAACATCGTTTGGCAAAGGATTGGTGCAAGAGCAGTTTCCATTAAGTGATGGCAGTGCATTACGCTTAACGGTTGCTCGTTATTACACACCTTCCGGCAGGTGTATTCAACGACCATACAATAATGGAAAAACAGCCTATAACGAAGACTTTTTTAAACGCTACGAGAATGGTAGCCTGCTCAACGATGACACAACACAGCATCATACAGATTCGCTGGTTTACAAAACTGCAAAAGGACGTAAAGTATATGGTGGAGGCGGCATTCATCCCGATGTGTTTGCTCCTTTCGATAGCAGCATATTAAATGTAACCTTTGCTGAAGTTGCTGGACTAATTGCAGAATTTACCTACAAAGTTTATCCGCAATACGAAGCAGAAATAGCTCGGTATAAAAATGTAGAAACCTTTGCAGCCGAATTTAATGTAAGCAATGCATTGTTTGAGCAATACCTTGATTTCGTAAAGCAGCAGCATCCAAAAGCAGACTTCAATAAATTTGCACCATATTATCCAAAAGTAAAAAGCCGCTTAAAAGCATTTTTTGGAAGACAGCGTTGGCAAAACGAAGGTTATTTCTTTTTAATGAAAGAAGAGGATCGCGACTTAAAGAAAGCATTGGAAGTATTCAATCAATAA
- a CDS encoding beta-ketoacyl-ACP reductase, with protein sequence MKTIIVTGGASGIGKTTVQLLAENGFAVAIWDVNNTAGATLENELKQQGKQVYFLNVNTAIPEQTTAAAQATYQHFGNIYGLINNAGITRDASLEKMSNEQWQQVLDVNLTGVFNCTKAVLPFLTKQNEGRIVNTSSVVGIYGNYGQSNYAATKAGLIGLTKTWAKELGKHGITVNAVAPGFIATEMIETVPEKIIEKLKSSTPLRRTGSASDVAAAYLFLVSPAANFITGTVLNVDGGLTL encoded by the coding sequence ATGAAAACAATAATTGTTACCGGAGGGGCCTCCGGCATTGGAAAAACCACAGTGCAACTACTGGCAGAAAACGGCTTTGCAGTTGCTATTTGGGATGTAAACAATACTGCCGGTGCCACACTCGAAAATGAACTAAAGCAGCAAGGAAAACAAGTTTACTTTTTGAATGTAAACACCGCTATACCCGAACAAACTACTGCTGCCGCTCAAGCTACCTACCAACATTTTGGCAATATCTACGGCTTAATAAACAATGCAGGAATTACACGTGATGCCTCGCTTGAAAAGATGAGCAACGAACAATGGCAACAAGTATTAGATGTAAACCTCACGGGAGTTTTCAACTGCACCAAAGCTGTGCTTCCTTTCTTAACGAAGCAAAATGAAGGCCGCATAGTAAACACTTCATCTGTGGTGGGCATTTACGGAAATTATGGGCAAAGTAATTATGCCGCTACCAAAGCCGGGCTAATTGGTTTAACCAAAACATGGGCAAAAGAATTAGGAAAGCATGGTATTACCGTAAATGCAGTTGCCCCCGGCTTTATTGCCACAGAAATGATAGAAACTGTACCCGAAAAAATAATTGAAAAATTGAAAAGCAGCACTCCTCTGCGCAGAACCGGCAGCGCAAGCGATGTGGCCGCGGCATATCTATTTTTAGTATCGCCAGCAGCAAATTTTATTACCGGAACAGTGCTGAATGTAGATGGCGGATTAACACTGTAG
- a CDS encoding SUMF1/EgtB/PvdO family nonheme iron enzyme encodes MRNNLIKAALLIAVPTVAYMSSCKKEKSAVTGWNYNDSKNGGFEVVKYQGQETGPNLVLIEGGTFVMGQTENDVMYEFHSVPRRVTVSSFYMDETEIANVHYGEYMYWMDRVFANEFPEVVRKCIPDTLVWRDELAYNEPYVEYYLRHPAYNYYPVVGVNWNQANDFASWRSDRVNERILINKGILAENPSQIGADHFDTEVYLVGQYEGAQGKKPKKDLNPNGNGTRPVRMSDGIMLPKYRLPTEAEWEYSALALQGNQPAKNEERISDRKIYPWNGTSTRFPKSGTFQGEFLANFKRGRGDNMGIAGKLNDNADITSPIKAYVPNDFGLYNMAGNVSEWVMDVYRPMTSVDANDFRYFRGNQFKRKELDPDGKPVKDSLGGLSYVEVTQDEAAGRRNYRRGDVRNYIDGDEASRNGDEKEMYKFGISSLIDDNARVVKGGSWNDRAYFLSPGTRRFLDANIGSSEIGFRCAMDRIGSPGGNDIKGGNNMKYKPKAKKKK; translated from the coding sequence ATGAGAAACAACCTCATCAAGGCTGCACTGTTAATAGCTGTACCTACAGTTGCATACATGAGTTCCTGTAAAAAGGAAAAATCTGCCGTTACCGGTTGGAACTACAACGACTCTAAAAATGGAGGGTTTGAAGTAGTAAAATACCAAGGGCAGGAAACAGGTCCAAATTTGGTACTAATCGAAGGTGGAACTTTTGTAATGGGACAAACCGAGAACGATGTGATGTATGAATTTCACAGCGTTCCTCGCAGAGTTACCGTTTCATCTTTTTACATGGACGAAACCGAAATTGCCAATGTACATTATGGTGAATACATGTATTGGATGGATAGAGTTTTTGCCAACGAATTCCCGGAAGTAGTAAGAAAATGTATCCCCGATACTTTAGTATGGCGCGATGAATTGGCTTACAACGAACCATACGTAGAATATTACTTGCGCCACCCTGCTTACAATTACTACCCGGTAGTAGGCGTAAACTGGAACCAAGCAAACGACTTTGCTTCTTGGAGAAGCGATCGCGTAAACGAGCGTATTCTTATCAATAAAGGAATATTGGCTGAAAATCCAAGCCAAATCGGTGCCGACCACTTCGATACCGAAGTTTATTTGGTTGGGCAATACGAAGGTGCACAAGGTAAAAAACCTAAAAAGGATTTGAATCCTAATGGTAACGGTACACGCCCTGTAAGAATGAGCGATGGTATTATGTTGCCTAAATACCGCCTGCCCACCGAAGCAGAATGGGAATACTCTGCATTGGCTTTGCAAGGAAACCAACCTGCTAAAAACGAAGAGCGCATTAGCGACCGTAAAATTTATCCATGGAACGGAACTAGCACCCGCTTCCCTAAATCAGGAACATTCCAAGGCGAATTTTTGGCCAACTTTAAACGCGGACGTGGTGATAACATGGGTATTGCCGGTAAGTTAAACGATAATGCCGATATCACTTCTCCAATTAAAGCCTATGTGCCAAACGATTTTGGTTTATACAACATGGCAGGGAACGTGAGCGAATGGGTAATGGATGTTTACCGTCCTATGACTTCAGTTGATGCTAACGATTTCCGTTATTTCCGTGGTAACCAGTTTAAACGTAAAGAGTTAGATCCGGATGGCAAACCGGTAAAAGATTCATTGGGTGGACTTTCTTATGTAGAAGTTACTCAAGACGAAGCTGCCGGTCGTAGAAACTATCGCAGAGGCGATGTGCGCAATTATATTGATGGCGATGAAGCCTCAAGAAATGGCGATGAAAAAGAAATGTATAAATTCGGAATCAGCTCTTTAATAGATGATAATGCAAGAGTAGTAAAAGGAGGAAGCTGGAACGACCGTGCTTATTTCCTTTCTCCTGGAACTCGCAGATTTTTAGATGCTAACATCGGAAGCAGCGAAATAGGTTTCCGTTGCGCTATGGATAGAATTGGTTCTCCGGGCGGTAACGATATTAAAGGTGGAAACAACATGAAGTATAAACCTAAAGCTAAAAAGAAGAAGTAA